TTGACCGCTGCTTTGCAGCCGGTGGCCGAACTCTTTGCGGGGTTGGATTTGCCACAGCCGATCGTGCAATGGGGACATCCCTTGATGATGGGGATCGTGGTGGTGGTGATGGGTAGCTTTGTCGGCCTGACGGGTTGGCGGGGAAGGGCCTTGCGCTTGGCGGCAGAAGCTGCGGGGGAGGGATCCCTGCCGGAATCGGCCCAGAAACCTCTGTTGGACCATCGCAAATTGGCTCCCTGGATGGCGACGTTTTTGGCATTGGGCTATACGGGCGGCATTTTGTCGTTGGTGATGCAAGGGGAACCGCTGTT
This sequence is a window from Thermostichus vulcanus str. 'Rupite'. Protein-coding genes within it:
- a CDS encoding DUF4079 domain-containing protein; this translates as MDLSSLALPDLSAGSDRLTAALQPVAELFAGLDLPQPIVQWGHPLMMGIVVVVMGSFVGLTGWRGRALRLAAEAAGEGSLPESAQKPLLDHRKLAPWMATFLALGYTGGILSLVMQGEPLLNSPHFWTGSLVLLLLGVNGALSLTGFGGNRAALRTTHAYVGSLILCVLVAHAALGIKLGLSL